A section of the Paenibacillus odorifer genome encodes:
- a CDS encoding AraC family transcriptional regulator, translated as MKNNDLRRKRLLYGKLLTTITLCISLTLLISTFVYYTYYIGVEKTQTFRSDLRDLTQTGKKVVNMAEVAQTLSFQLYRTSTISHLLFYNKPSIYEVTAAMSDLGNYLNSMPYIESIYVYNPNNDTVYISAAQGQNGVFTTRELVDTEIIQMLNHYQDYKTFTPIPRTYSINEPEKKTISVYTYLCYDAINWDRSINSAVIVNISAAWINKELANGNTPGSGSTYILDDQGRFLSGNKLTLEKLSGDENSWLEHQVKARSAGYFTAPFRGNKSLVSYTSPDSLGWQYVRITPYEVITEQTNHIRNTTLLISIIILLFGLVISRVLSKRLYLPIDSIVSRMNTLEADKRNSMFTIRQNSLRNLVLGIKSPHNNRQNDVQQLGISFNLNEGYRLVLLRIDEYEALRKERGSYLLPYKFAIMNIASEICGQTYQVETVDMNDDSVVMLLSSMTSTEHLDTELIEVLLRQIRVACCDYLKIGLSLVYSPISDNPDVLNRLYSQAREASKHRLFYGHGSLINAERISELQNNLYSYPADSEKKLVDALTSGRTDEARSHFSEMVREMEQYPYHVLELTVSRVTLTIKRIVDNIKKLSPTSTEGMMVMPSLEQYETIEEFEAAFYQLFDHIQEFQADKRSSKQSDLIRQINQTIQQSYMDPCLSLNQIADELNMSPIYVSRLYKQQTLTTIVDVIMEVRMKEVCRLLVESDLSVSDIAEVTGFTSSSYLHRMFKRNFSLTPIEFRRTKNSS; from the coding sequence ATGAAGAATAATGATCTACGGAGAAAAAGACTACTGTATGGCAAGCTGCTCACTACCATAACCCTGTGCATATCGTTAACCCTTCTTATCTCTACTTTTGTTTACTATACGTACTACATCGGTGTCGAGAAGACGCAAACCTTCCGCTCCGATCTAAGGGACCTGACCCAGACCGGCAAAAAAGTAGTCAACATGGCTGAAGTCGCGCAAACGCTTTCATTTCAACTGTATCGAACCAGCACGATTTCTCATCTGTTGTTCTACAACAAGCCTTCTATTTATGAGGTAACCGCAGCGATGTCCGATCTCGGAAACTACTTAAATTCCATGCCCTATATTGAATCCATCTATGTATATAATCCGAATAATGACACGGTTTATATTTCGGCAGCACAGGGCCAGAATGGCGTATTCACCACCCGCGAACTGGTGGACACTGAAATTATTCAGATGCTGAATCATTATCAGGATTACAAAACATTCACGCCGATTCCGCGAACCTATTCCATAAATGAACCTGAGAAGAAAACCATCTCAGTCTATACTTACCTCTGCTATGATGCCATCAATTGGGACCGCTCTATTAACTCTGCGGTTATTGTTAACATATCCGCGGCTTGGATCAATAAAGAACTGGCTAACGGCAATACACCCGGTAGTGGCAGTACCTACATTTTAGATGACCAAGGCCGTTTTCTGTCGGGGAATAAGCTGACACTGGAGAAGCTCTCCGGGGATGAAAACAGTTGGCTGGAGCATCAAGTAAAAGCACGCTCTGCCGGCTATTTCACTGCCCCTTTTAGAGGGAATAAATCACTGGTGTCCTATACTTCGCCCGATTCGCTTGGCTGGCAATATGTGCGCATTACTCCTTATGAGGTGATTACTGAACAGACCAATCATATCCGCAATACTACACTTCTGATTTCTATAATTATTCTATTGTTCGGTCTTGTTATTTCTAGAGTACTGTCCAAACGGCTTTATCTGCCGATTGATTCGATCGTAAGCCGAATGAATACCCTTGAGGCGGATAAGCGCAACAGCATGTTCACGATCAGGCAGAATTCATTACGCAATCTGGTGCTTGGCATTAAATCTCCTCATAACAACCGGCAAAATGATGTTCAACAGCTGGGTATTTCTTTTAATTTAAACGAGGGCTACCGGCTAGTATTACTACGCATTGATGAGTACGAAGCTCTGCGAAAGGAACGAGGCTCTTATCTCCTTCCGTACAAGTTTGCCATCATGAATATTGCCTCAGAGATCTGTGGACAGACTTATCAGGTGGAAACTGTAGATATGAATGACGATAGCGTGGTCATGTTGCTTAGCAGCATGACCTCCACTGAACATCTGGATACCGAGCTGATTGAAGTGCTACTGCGGCAGATCCGCGTGGCCTGCTGTGATTATCTAAAAATCGGACTGTCGTTAGTGTACAGCCCCATCAGTGATAATCCAGATGTACTAAACCGGCTGTACAGTCAGGCCAGAGAAGCTTCCAAACATAGACTGTTTTATGGTCATGGCAGCTTGATCAATGCTGAGCGCATTAGCGAGCTTCAGAACAATCTTTACTCCTATCCGGCTGACAGCGAGAAAAAGCTGGTCGATGCGCTCACAAGTGGCAGAACAGACGAAGCCCGCAGTCACTTCTCCGAAATGGTACGTGAAATGGAGCAATATCCCTATCATGTGCTGGAACTTACTGTTTCAAGGGTGACGCTAACGATTAAACGAATCGTCGATAACATCAAGAAGCTTAGTCCTACCTCCACCGAAGGGATGATGGTGATGCCTTCGCTTGAACAGTATGAAACGATAGAAGAATTTGAAGCGGCTTTTTACCAGCTTTTCGATCATATTCAGGAATTCCAAGCGGATAAGCGCAGCTCCAAGCAAAGCGATCTAATCCGGCAAATCAACCAAACCATTCAGCAATCTTACATGGACCCTTGCCTAAGTCTGAACCAAATCGCGGATGAACTTAATATGTCTCCGATTTATGTCAGCAGACTTTATAAGCAGCAGACCCTAACCACTATTGTGGATGTCATTATGGAGGTACGGATGAAGGAAGTATGCCGCCTGCTTGTAGAGAGTGATTTGTCGGTATCGGATATTGCTGAAGTAACTGGCTTCACCAGCAGTTCTTATCTCCACCGGATGTTCAAACGCAACTTCAGCCTTACACCAATTGAATTCAGACGGACCAAAAACAGTTCATAA
- the gtfA gene encoding sucrose phosphorylase — MQIKNEAMLITYADSMGNNLKELNEVLDTHLQGVVGGVHLLPFYPSSGDRGFAPMDYTKVDSAFGDWAEIEQMSQKFYMMYDFMINHISQQSPYFQDFLEKKDESEYKDLFIRYKDFWPNGEPTEVDVDLIYKRKPRAPYVEVTFKDGTKEKVWCTFDEQQIDLDVTMETTKKFVKDNLTFLADKGASIIRLDAFAYANKKIGTNCFFVEPDIWEMLNLSKEVVAPYGVTVLPEIHEHYSIQLKIADKDYYVYDFALPMLVLHALYSGKVNRLAHWLEICPRKQFTTLDTHDGIGVVDVKDLMTDEEAEMTRESLYSQGANVKKKYSSAAYNNLDIYQINCTYYSALGNDDQAYLLARAIQCFAPGIPQIYYVGLLAGENDIELLESTKEGRNINRHYYSKDEIAAEVQRPVVQKLFALLKFRNSCPAFDGEIKIEQGSENELNITWKNENSVAKLEANLLTKEYTILAGENEANIAKVF; from the coding sequence ATGCAGATTAAAAATGAAGCTATGCTTATCACTTACGCAGATAGCATGGGAAACAATTTAAAAGAACTAAACGAAGTACTGGATACACACTTGCAAGGAGTCGTGGGTGGGGTTCATTTATTGCCGTTTTACCCCTCTTCGGGCGACCGGGGATTTGCCCCGATGGATTACACCAAGGTTGACTCAGCTTTTGGCGACTGGGCGGAAATTGAACAGATGAGCCAGAAGTTCTACATGATGTATGATTTCATGATCAATCACATTTCACAGCAGTCTCCATATTTTCAAGATTTCCTTGAGAAGAAGGATGAATCGGAATATAAGGATTTATTCATTCGTTACAAGGATTTCTGGCCTAACGGTGAACCAACTGAGGTTGATGTGGATTTAATTTATAAACGTAAACCGCGGGCGCCATACGTAGAGGTTACTTTTAAAGATGGGACGAAGGAAAAGGTTTGGTGTACGTTTGATGAGCAGCAGATTGATCTGGACGTGACTATGGAAACTACGAAGAAATTCGTGAAAGACAATCTGACCTTTCTTGCTGATAAAGGAGCATCGATTATCCGGCTGGACGCTTTTGCCTATGCCAACAAAAAGATCGGTACCAACTGCTTTTTCGTAGAACCGGATATTTGGGAAATGTTGAATTTGTCTAAAGAAGTAGTAGCACCTTATGGCGTAACTGTTCTTCCGGAAATCCATGAGCATTACAGCATTCAATTGAAGATTGCAGACAAGGATTATTATGTCTATGATTTTGCCCTGCCAATGTTGGTATTACATGCTCTGTATAGTGGAAAAGTAAATCGGCTTGCGCATTGGCTGGAAATCTGTCCGAGAAAACAATTCACTACCCTGGATACGCATGACGGCATCGGCGTAGTGGATGTTAAGGACCTGATGACCGACGAAGAAGCTGAAATGACCAGAGAAAGCCTATATAGCCAAGGAGCGAATGTTAAGAAAAAATATAGCTCCGCCGCTTATAATAATCTGGATATTTATCAAATTAACTGCACTTATTATTCTGCACTTGGCAATGATGATCAGGCATATCTTTTGGCCAGAGCTATTCAGTGCTTCGCCCCTGGTATTCCACAGATTTATTATGTAGGTCTATTGGCTGGCGAGAATGATATTGAGCTGCTCGAAAGCACAAAAGAAGGACGCAATATTAACCGCCATTATTATTCTAAAGATGAAATTGCTGCTGAGGTACAACGTCCTGTTGTTCAAAAGCTGTTCGCATTGTTAAAATTCAGAAATAGCTGTCCAGCTTTTGATGGTGAGATCAAGATTGAACAAGGTAGTGAGAATGAGCTGAACATCACTTGGAAAAATGAGAACAGTGTGGCGAAGCTTGAAGCGAATCTGTTGACCAAAGAATACACCATTCTTGCAGGTGAGAATGAAGCAAATATTGCGAAGGTATTTTAA
- a CDS encoding LacI family DNA-binding transcriptional regulator encodes MASIKDVAKEAGVAVATVSRVMNNRGYISKETRKKVEQAMDALDYHPNQIARALQKNQSFFIGIIVPDSNHPFFSDLIKYVEMSANEKNYKLLICNSLDDPEKEANYISMLRQNQVDGIIMCSHTMNIESYKKVPFPIVSFDRFISSNIPCVGSDNYRGGELATEHLIQLGCKRLLHISGPLDLDILANRRRDAFVITSMKHGVTYDIIEGAHNKLTFDYFWSFVTENISPAQLREYDGVFCSNDIVAYALYIYAEQQGIRVPEQLKIIGYDYHSFTRMLQSPKLTTIMQPSDRIGVMLTNTLLQMIESADGELINNTTVDVTLIKGETT; translated from the coding sequence ATGGCAAGTATTAAAGATGTTGCCAAGGAAGCGGGCGTTGCTGTAGCTACCGTGTCCAGAGTAATGAACAACCGGGGATATATCAGCAAAGAGACGCGTAAAAAAGTTGAACAAGCGATGGACGCCTTAGATTATCATCCTAATCAAATCGCCAGAGCCTTACAGAAGAATCAATCCTTTTTTATTGGGATTATTGTTCCAGATTCGAACCACCCTTTCTTTTCCGATCTCATCAAGTATGTTGAAATGAGTGCTAATGAAAAAAACTATAAATTGCTAATATGCAATTCTCTTGACGATCCTGAGAAAGAAGCCAACTATATTAGCATGCTTCGCCAGAATCAAGTAGATGGCATTATCATGTGCAGCCACACCATGAATATTGAAAGCTATAAAAAGGTCCCTTTCCCTATTGTCTCTTTTGACCGTTTTATTTCCTCCAACATTCCTTGTGTGGGATCGGATAATTACCGCGGTGGTGAGCTAGCTACCGAACATTTGATACAGCTGGGCTGTAAACGGTTGCTACATATCTCCGGCCCGCTAGATCTGGATATTCTAGCGAATCGTCGTCGGGATGCTTTTGTCATCACTAGTATGAAACATGGTGTAACCTACGATATTATCGAAGGTGCGCACAATAAGCTTACCTTTGATTATTTTTGGTCCTTTGTCACCGAAAATATCTCTCCAGCCCAACTTCGAGAATATGATGGAGTATTTTGCAGTAATGATATTGTGGCTTATGCTTTATACATTTATGCTGAACAGCAAGGCATTCGAGTGCCCGAGCAACTGAAAATCATCGGTTATGATTACCACAGCTTTACCCGCATGCTTCAGAGTCCTAAATTGACTACCATTATGCAACCTAGTGATCGGATCGGGGTCATGCTGACCAATACTCTCCTGCAAATGATCGAAAGTGCTGACGGAGAGCTAATCAACAACACTACTGTAGACGTAACTCTTATTAAAGGAGAGACTACTTAA